A genomic region of Raphanus sativus cultivar WK10039 chromosome 6, ASM80110v3, whole genome shotgun sequence contains the following coding sequences:
- the LOC108835971 gene encoding E3 ubiquitin-protein ligase PUB23-like encodes MDEEIDIPPFFLCPISLEIMKDPVIVCTGITYDRDSIEKWLFSAKKSSCPVTKQDITDVDLTPNHTLRRLIQSWCTLNASYGIERIPTPKSPISKTEIEKLIQDSASSHQNKVKCLQRLRQIVSENTANKRCLEAAGVPEFLATIVSNNGLDSSMSLTDEALSLLYHLDASETVLKNLLNNKKGNDIVNSLMKIMQLGIYESRAYATLLLKNILEVADPMQIMTLKPAVFNEVVQILDDRISHKATKAAMHILVNVCPWGRNRHKAVEAGAISMIIERLMDESFTSDRRGPEMAMVVLDILCQCAEGRAEFLNHGAAIAVVCKKILRVSQTTSDRAVRVLYSVGRFCATPALLNEMLQLGVVAKLCLVLQVSCGSKTKEKAKELLKLHARVWKDSPCLTRNMILAYPS; translated from the coding sequence ATGGATGAGGAGATCGATATTCCTCCGTTCTTCCTTTGCCCCATCTCTCTAGAGATCATGAAAGATCCGGTGATAGTCTGTACCGGAATAACCTACGACAGAGACAGCATCGAGAAATGGCTCTTTTCAGCAAAGAAGAGCTCGTGCCCGGTTACCAAACAAGACATAACCGACGTAGATCTCACCCCGAACCACACTCTTCGCCGTTTGATCCAGTCTTGGTGCACTTTAAACGCATCCTACGGCATAGAGAGGATCCCCACCCCGAAATCTCCGATCTCTAAAACTGAGATCGAAAAGCTCATACAAGATTCAGCCTCTTCTCATCAAAACAAGGTCAAGTGCCTCCAACGACTTCGTCAGATTGTGTCCGAGAACACTGCAAACAAGAGGTGTCTGGAGGCGGCGGGAGTACCGGAGTTCCTGGCCACCATCGTAAGCAACAACGGGCTTGACTCTTCGATGAGTTTGACCGACGAAGCCCTCAGCTTACTCTACCATCTCGACGCTTCAGAGACAGTCCTCAAGAATCTTTTAAACAACAAGAAAGGTAACGATATTGTGAACTCGTTGATGAAGATCATGCAGCTAGGGATCTACGAGTCAAGAGCCTATGCGACTTTGCTTCTAAAAAATATTCTTGAAGTAGCGGATCCAATGCAGATTATGACTTTGAAGCCAGCGGTTTTCAATGAGGTCGTCCAGATCTTAGACGACCGGATCTCGCACAAGGCCACGAAAGCGGCGATGCATATATTGGTGAACGTATGTCCATGGGGAAGGAACAGACACAAGGCCGTGGAAGCTGGAGCGATCTCTATGATAATAGAGCGTCTCATGGACGAGAGTTTCACATCAGATAGGAGAGGTCCTGAGATGGCGATGGTTGTTCTTGATATATTGTGTCAGTGTGCGGAGGGACGAGCTGAGTTCTTGAACCACGGAGCAGCCATAGCAGTGGTGTGCAAGAAGATACTTAGGGTTTCTCAGACAACAAGCGATAGAGCTGTTAGGGTTTTGTATTCGGTTGGGAGGTTCTGTGCGACGCCGGCTTTGTTAAACGAGATGTTACAGTTGGGGGTTGTAGCAAAGTTGTGTCTTGTGCTTCAGGTTAGCTGTGGAAGTAAGACTAAAGAGAAGGCAAAGGAGTTGCTTAAGTTGCACGCTAGAGTTTGGAAGGACTCGCCTTGTCTCACAAGGAACATGATTCTTGCGTATCCCTCGTGA